A genomic segment from Desulfurispirillum indicum S5 encodes:
- the hypA gene encoding hydrogenase maturation nickel metallochaperone HypA produces MHEFSLIQNLLQQCEYHAEQAGSHKVLAIHVSIGMMAGVEPELFKRAYDTFRQQTVCSDAELEIHWQPLELFCLQCASLTSLHEPRYSCQQCGSTSVRVEKGEDILLMRLEME; encoded by the coding sequence GTGCACGAATTTTCCCTGATTCAGAATCTTCTGCAGCAGTGTGAATACCACGCCGAGCAGGCAGGATCGCACAAGGTACTGGCCATACATGTCAGTATCGGCATGATGGCTGGTGTGGAACCGGAACTGTTCAAACGCGCCTATGACACGTTCCGCCAGCAGACCGTCTGTAGCGATGCCGAGCTGGAAATCCACTGGCAGCCCCTTGAACTCTTTTGCCTGCAATGCGCTTCACTGACGTCCCTTCATGAGCCCCGCTATTCCTGCCAGCAGTGCGGCAGCACAAGTGTGCGGGTGGAAAAGGGTGAGGATATCCTGCTGATGCGCCTTGAGATGGAATAG
- a CDS encoding NADH-quinone oxidoreductase subunit N, whose amino-acid sequence MITDNIQLMLPGIIVGLGATVMMIFGASNKLGVRGSSALSIAIMAVAGVIQLLQMGTVYSYGTMGGLFNGMLIGDTFSGFIILLALACGIMTTLTCSSYFEENQFHRVEFDALLLFSVFGIIIMAMAGELITMFIALEIMSMSIYVMVGFNRNSLRASEATLKYIVLGAFAGAFFVMGTAFIYGATGSTILSHISVALEEGAVHTPVFIGGLTMLLIAIFFKIAAFPFHAWSPDVYDGAPYPVTGFMATAVKAATFAIVLRMFMTNFMAIEEVWTPIMFWAAIFTMFAGNFLAIAQNNVKRMVAASGIVHTGYLLIGMTALGASAAAAPAIMFYLVSYAVSTLGLFAALSYVAGKGEKRINFSDFNGMARKHPFIAAVISLFMLSFVGLPPLIGFIGKFYLFTSAVEAGFVSLAVIGIINSIISLYYYLRIIIAMYFRTAEDEFEVQVPVYAKVGAGIAALAAIWGGIGGMTLVIFPGAESLLEAARLSIQSLLL is encoded by the coding sequence ATGATCACCGATAACATCCAACTGATGCTTCCGGGCATTATTGTCGGCCTCGGGGCCACGGTGATGATGATCTTCGGCGCGTCCAACAAGCTGGGCGTACGTGGATCGTCGGCTCTGTCCATCGCCATTATGGCCGTGGCGGGGGTTATCCAGCTCCTCCAGATGGGAACCGTGTACAGCTATGGCACCATGGGTGGCCTGTTTAACGGCATGCTCATCGGGGATACCTTTTCCGGCTTTATTATCCTGCTGGCCCTGGCCTGTGGGATCATGACCACCCTGACCTGTTCTTCCTACTTCGAGGAGAATCAGTTCCACCGGGTGGAGTTTGACGCGCTGCTGCTGTTCTCTGTGTTCGGCATCATCATCATGGCCATGGCTGGTGAACTGATCACCATGTTCATTGCCCTGGAGATCATGTCCATGTCCATCTATGTCATGGTCGGCTTCAACCGCAACAGCCTGCGCGCTTCAGAGGCAACGCTGAAGTACATTGTCCTGGGTGCCTTTGCGGGAGCCTTCTTTGTCATGGGAACGGCCTTTATCTATGGCGCCACTGGCAGCACTATCCTCTCCCATATCTCCGTTGCGCTGGAGGAAGGTGCCGTGCACACTCCCGTGTTCATCGGTGGTCTGACCATGCTGCTGATCGCCATCTTCTTCAAGATTGCGGCCTTCCCTTTTCACGCCTGGTCTCCCGATGTCTATGACGGCGCGCCCTATCCGGTAACCGGCTTCATGGCGACGGCGGTGAAGGCGGCGACCTTTGCCATCGTGCTGCGCATGTTCATGACCAACTTCATGGCCATCGAGGAAGTGTGGACGCCGATAATGTTCTGGGCAGCCATCTTCACCATGTTCGCCGGGAACTTCCTGGCCATAGCCCAGAATAACGTCAAGCGCATGGTGGCGGCTTCCGGTATCGTGCATACCGGCTACCTGCTCATCGGCATGACGGCTCTGGGTGCGTCTGCGGCAGCTGCGCCGGCCATCATGTTCTACCTGGTCTCTTACGCGGTCAGCACCCTGGGCCTCTTTGCCGCTCTGAGCTATGTGGCGGGCAAGGGCGAAAAGCGCATCAACTTCAGCGATTTCAACGGAATGGCCCGCAAGCATCCGTTTATCGCGGCGGTGATTTCGCTGTTCATGCTGTCCTTTGTTGGCCTGCCGCCGCTGATCGGCTTTATCGGCAAATTCTACCTCTTCACCAGCGCCGTGGAGGCAGGCTTTGTGTCCCTGGCGGTGATCGGTATCATCAACAGCATCATATCCCTTTACTACTACCTGCGTATCATCATCGCCATGTACTTCCGTACCGCTGAAGATGAGTTCGAGGTACAGGTTCCGGTCTATGCCAAGGTCGGAGCGGGGATCGCCGCGCTGGCAGCGATCTGGGGCGGTATAGGCGGCATGACCCTTGTGATTTTCCCCGGTGCGGAAAGTCTGCTGGAAGCTGCCCGGCTGAGTATTCAGTCGCTGCTGTTGTAA
- a CDS encoding complex I subunit 4 family protein: MLNSMLSIMIFLPILAGFVLLAAPMAVTAARTLGMVVILVQLLLGLMLFGNFAATGNMQFTEKYSWIAEYGVYYSLGLDGISLMLVMIITVLFPMLFLLQWEGKTKGFWGNLLLVQGALIGAVSAADLILFYVFWELMLIPIFFMMGLYGGKDRIAATIKITIYTMAGSLLMFVAILALAFSYYSQFGQWSFALADLTQVTLSGSAAFWIFAAFMLAFAIKIPLFPLHTWLPDAYTEAPTAATFVLSAIMAKIGVYAVIRFVLPVYPQEYIMYAGVLLVLGLIGMIYCGIAAIQQKDAKRMLAYSSASHLGLIAVGIFAMNTQAMVGSVYQIVAHAMATGMLFLLVGLLEQRLGTREIDSLGGIAKVAPVYATFFAIAMLASCGLPGTNGFIGEFLIILGTFKYNTWLGVVAATTVIVGVTYILWMYQRVIFQKTNTLTEGFKDLNTREILGLAPIVVLIIFMGIYPKPFIDKIEPTVENYIQLIQQEASKAEVRIDGGVKR; this comes from the coding sequence ATGCTTAATTCCATGCTTTCCATCATGATATTCCTCCCCATCCTGGCCGGGTTTGTTCTGCTGGCTGCGCCCATGGCAGTGACTGCGGCCCGGACACTGGGGATGGTAGTCATTCTGGTGCAGTTGCTGCTCGGGCTGATGCTCTTTGGGAACTTTGCTGCCACCGGAAATATGCAATTCACGGAAAAGTACAGCTGGATCGCCGAATACGGCGTCTACTACAGCCTGGGCCTTGATGGCATCAGCCTGATGCTGGTCATGATCATTACCGTGCTCTTTCCCATGCTCTTCCTGCTGCAGTGGGAGGGCAAGACCAAAGGCTTCTGGGGGAACCTGCTGCTGGTCCAGGGTGCCCTGATCGGTGCCGTCAGTGCCGCCGATCTGATCCTGTTCTACGTTTTCTGGGAGCTGATGCTGATCCCCATCTTCTTTATGATGGGTCTGTATGGCGGTAAGGATCGCATTGCCGCTACCATCAAGATCACCATCTATACCATGGCGGGCTCACTGCTGATGTTTGTGGCCATTCTCGCCCTGGCATTCAGCTACTACAGTCAGTTTGGACAGTGGAGCTTCGCTCTGGCCGATCTGACCCAGGTCACTCTGAGTGGTTCGGCGGCGTTCTGGATTTTCGCGGCCTTCATGCTGGCTTTCGCCATCAAGATTCCGCTCTTTCCACTGCACACCTGGCTGCCCGATGCCTATACTGAAGCGCCCACCGCGGCTACCTTCGTGCTTTCCGCCATTATGGCCAAAATCGGTGTCTACGCGGTTATCCGCTTTGTCCTGCCCGTCTACCCTCAGGAGTACATCATGTACGCCGGTGTTCTGCTGGTACTGGGACTGATCGGCATGATCTACTGCGGCATTGCCGCCATTCAGCAGAAGGATGCCAAGCGCATGCTGGCCTACTCTTCGGCTTCGCACCTGGGGCTGATCGCCGTGGGTATCTTTGCCATGAACACCCAGGCCATGGTGGGCAGTGTGTACCAGATCGTGGCCCACGCCATGGCGACGGGCATGCTCTTCCTCCTGGTTGGACTGCTGGAGCAACGGCTGGGAACCCGTGAAATCGACTCCCTGGGCGGTATCGCCAAGGTGGCGCCCGTGTATGCCACCTTCTTCGCCATCGCCATGCTGGCCAGCTGTGGCCTGCCAGGGACCAATGGCTTTATCGGTGAATTCCTGATTATCCTGGGAACCTTCAAGTACAACACCTGGCTGGGGGTTGTGGCGGCCACGACGGTTATCGTGGGTGTGACCTACATCCTGTGGATGTACCAGCGGGTAATTTTCCAGAAAACCAACACGCTGACCGAAGGCTTCAAGGATCTGAATACCCGTGAAATTCTCGGCCTCGCTCCCATTGTGGTGCTGATTATCTTCATGGGGATTTATCCCAAGCCGTTTATCGACAAGATTGAGCCTACAGTGGAAAACTACATTCAACTGATTCAGCAGGAAGCTTCCAAGGCTGAAGTACGTATTGACGGGGGGGTAAAACGATGA
- the nuoL gene encoding NADH-quinone oxidoreductase subunit L: MQNEAVLLGLIPLFPLVGALVIGLMYMATCNKTRLPNALYGIIAVAGPAASFVAAVMVFSQLMAMPADSRMLTYTAFEWIAVGTLTLNIGFLGDTLSGMMILFVTFIGTLIHIYSTGYMGDDEAFGKFFAYLNLFLGCMLILVLADNPVLLFVGWEGVGLCSYLLISFYYSDKDNVVAGNKAFIVNRVGDFGFLIGMALLFWAIGFGGFSFVALEAHSGMLSAGMATAIALLLFVGATGKSAQIPLYVWLPDAMAGPTPVSALIHAATMVTAGVYMVARFSFVYTSVPDVGLFIAWIGILTALLAAVIATQQSDIKKILAYSTVSQLGYMFVGVGLGAYSAGIFHVFTHAFFKALLFLGAGAVIYALHHQQDVWKMGGLRKKLPITYITMLLGCIAIAGIPPFAGFFSKDEILLSAFSHGHYLMWAMGILTAGLTAYYMFRMFFLTFHGEPRDKYVYDHAHEAPISMTGPLMILSIGAVGAGWLGIPKVLGGNAWFHKWIGETSPAIYVSHPSAAVEYGLMALSVGVAVIGISIAYKLFFHGAKEPVYSHGWRNLVHNKFFVDEAYDAFFVRPLRALSTIIWKFFDNGIIDALVRGSRLVYQVTGSMFAVSQTGKLRFYAFYMVVGISIICLFMLRQV; the protein is encoded by the coding sequence ATGCAAAACGAAGCAGTACTGCTTGGACTGATACCGCTCTTTCCCCTTGTGGGAGCCCTGGTTATCGGCCTGATGTACATGGCTACGTGCAATAAAACCCGCCTGCCCAATGCCCTGTACGGTATTATCGCTGTTGCAGGACCGGCGGCCAGTTTTGTTGCTGCAGTCATGGTTTTCTCTCAATTGATGGCGATGCCCGCCGACAGCCGCATGCTGACGTACACGGCTTTTGAATGGATTGCCGTGGGCACGCTGACGCTGAATATCGGATTCCTGGGGGACACCCTCTCGGGAATGATGATTCTGTTTGTCACCTTTATCGGAACCCTGATTCACATCTACTCCACGGGGTATATGGGTGATGACGAGGCTTTCGGAAAGTTTTTTGCTTACCTGAACCTGTTCCTGGGGTGCATGCTCATCCTGGTGCTGGCTGACAACCCTGTCCTGCTCTTTGTGGGCTGGGAAGGCGTGGGCCTGTGCTCCTATCTGCTGATCAGCTTCTACTACAGCGACAAGGATAATGTGGTGGCCGGCAACAAGGCGTTTATCGTCAACCGCGTCGGTGACTTCGGCTTCCTCATCGGCATGGCGCTGCTCTTCTGGGCCATCGGCTTCGGCGGGTTCAGCTTTGTGGCTCTGGAGGCGCATTCCGGGATGCTGAGTGCCGGCATGGCCACGGCCATTGCCCTGCTGCTCTTTGTGGGCGCAACCGGAAAATCGGCTCAGATTCCCCTCTATGTGTGGTTGCCTGACGCCATGGCTGGCCCGACTCCGGTTTCCGCACTGATTCACGCGGCAACCATGGTTACCGCTGGTGTCTACATGGTCGCCCGCTTCAGCTTCGTGTACACCTCGGTTCCCGATGTGGGCCTGTTCATTGCCTGGATCGGTATCCTGACCGCGCTGCTGGCGGCGGTTATTGCCACGCAGCAGAGTGATATCAAGAAAATTCTGGCGTACTCCACCGTGAGTCAGCTGGGATACATGTTCGTCGGCGTGGGTCTGGGTGCCTACTCTGCCGGTATCTTCCACGTCTTCACCCACGCCTTCTTCAAGGCCCTGCTCTTCCTGGGTGCTGGCGCGGTCATCTACGCCCTGCATCACCAGCAGGACGTGTGGAAAATGGGGGGATTGCGCAAAAAACTCCCCATCACCTACATCACCATGCTGCTGGGCTGTATAGCCATCGCGGGTATCCCGCCCTTTGCCGGCTTCTTCAGTAAGGATGAAATCCTGCTCAGCGCCTTCTCCCACGGCCATTACCTCATGTGGGCCATGGGTATCCTGACTGCAGGACTGACGGCCTACTACATGTTCCGCATGTTCTTCCTGACGTTCCACGGAGAGCCCCGTGACAAGTATGTGTATGACCATGCCCATGAGGCTCCCATTTCCATGACGGGTCCGCTGATGATCCTGTCCATCGGTGCCGTTGGCGCCGGCTGGCTGGGCATCCCCAAGGTTCTTGGCGGCAATGCCTGGTTCCATAAGTGGATCGGCGAGACATCACCGGCCATTTACGTCTCCCACCCCTCGGCTGCTGTCGAATACGGGTTGATGGCGCTGAGTGTGGGTGTCGCCGTGATTGGTATCTCCATTGCCTACAAGCTCTTCTTCCATGGTGCCAAAGAACCGGTCTACTCCCATGGCTGGCGTAACCTGGTGCACAACAAGTTCTTTGTGGACGAAGCCTACGACGCCTTCTTCGTTCGTCCCCTGCGGGCATTGAGCACCATCATCTGGAAGTTCTTCGACAATGGCATCATCGATGCCCTGGTTCGAGGCAGTCGACTGGTTTATCAGGTTACGGGTTCCATGTTTGCGGTTTCGCAGACCGGAAAGCTGCGCTTCTACGCTTTCTACATGGTGGTCGGCATATCAATTATCTGCCTGTTCATGCTGCGACAGGTCTAA
- the nuoK gene encoding NADH-quinone oxidoreductase subunit NuoK, whose amino-acid sequence MDIFIGVQAYLALSVILFLMGILGVIARRNVFTVFMSVELMLNAGNLAFVSYSRFWEGMEGHIVATMVMAVAAAEAALALAVVVLIFRNRGSLDTDFFRILRG is encoded by the coding sequence ATGGATATATTTATTGGTGTTCAGGCATATCTTGCCCTCAGCGTCATCCTCTTTCTCATGGGGATACTCGGCGTGATCGCACGACGCAATGTCTTTACGGTGTTTATGTCTGTTGAACTGATGCTCAACGCCGGCAACCTGGCGTTTGTCTCCTACAGTCGCTTCTGGGAAGGCATGGAAGGGCATATAGTCGCGACCATGGTTATGGCGGTGGCTGCTGCGGAGGCCGCGCTGGCCCTGGCCGTCGTGGTTCTGATATTCCGCAACAGGGGCTCCCTGGATACGGACTTCTTCCGTATCCTTCGGGGATGA
- a CDS encoding NADH-quinone oxidoreductase subunit J family protein: protein MGIVAALLFLAFATLSIAGAAGLILFRHPLNCAVSFIITLISLAGLYALLSAKVLFAFQIIVYAGAIMSLILFIIMFINVRDEDLPDESNRIFLMAGGCVFLVPIAWILLKAIFALPYVSTAIVGDGFGGIHQFGMMLFTDWILPFEVVSALLLVALVGGVVLAKRRI from the coding sequence ATGGGAATTGTTGCCGCACTGCTGTTTCTGGCCTTCGCGACGCTTTCCATCGCCGGTGCTGCCGGGCTGATTCTCTTCCGGCACCCGCTGAACTGCGCGGTGAGCTTCATCATCACGCTGATTTCGCTGGCAGGACTCTACGCGCTGCTTTCAGCCAAGGTTCTGTTCGCTTTCCAGATTATCGTCTACGCCGGGGCGATCATGTCGCTGATCCTCTTCATCATCATGTTTATCAACGTGCGTGATGAGGATCTGCCCGATGAGTCAAACCGAATCTTCCTGATGGCAGGGGGATGCGTCTTCCTGGTGCCCATTGCCTGGATTCTGCTGAAAGCGATCTTCGCTCTGCCCTACGTCTCCACGGCCATAGTGGGTGACGGGTTCGGGGGTATTCACCAGTTTGGCATGATGCTCTTCACGGACTGGATTCTGCCCTTTGAAGTCGTTTCAGCCCTGCTGCTGGTAGCGCTGGTCGGCGGCGTTGTCCTGGCCAAGAGGAGGATATAA
- a CDS encoding NuoI/complex I 23 kDa subunit family protein, with product MAIKVRTVERAGSTLMERLYLPEIIKGMGITLRHFLRNLHDSKNIIVRDYPEQKVEIPPRWRGRHRLTTREDGSIKCVACFMCATNCPAKCIFIEATEREDGVTEKMPARFDIDLLECIYCGFCVEACPVDAIRMDTGIFSVVTDNRADMVVTKEQLMQTPGMPGCEPTKEEN from the coding sequence ATGGCAATCAAAGTACGAACTGTTGAAAGGGCAGGATCCACGCTGATGGAAAGGCTCTATCTCCCGGAGATTATCAAGGGGATGGGCATTACCCTGCGGCACTTCCTGCGCAACCTTCATGACAGCAAGAATATTATCGTGCGCGACTATCCGGAGCAGAAGGTGGAGATTCCGCCTCGCTGGCGCGGACGTCACCGCCTGACAACCCGTGAGGATGGCAGCATCAAGTGTGTTGCGTGCTTCATGTGCGCCACCAACTGCCCGGCCAAGTGTATCTTCATCGAGGCGACGGAGCGTGAAGACGGGGTGACGGAAAAGATGCCCGCGCGCTTTGATATCGATCTGCTGGAGTGCATTTACTGCGGCTTCTGTGTGGAGGCGTGCCCCGTGGATGCTATCCGCATGGATACGGGAATTTTCTCTGTGGTCACCGACAACCGCGCTGACATGGTTGTCACCAAGGAGCAACTCATGCAGACACCAGGAATGCCTGGCTGCGAACCCACGAAGGAGGAGAACTAA
- a CDS encoding complex I subunit 1/NuoH family protein, whose amino-acid sequence MSGVDILMVVLRLAFAILVPLTFIVIFVWMERRGASYIQDRSGPNRANVGGFTLGGLVQPVADAVKLIFKEDLTPGHIRNKFYFMLAPAIVFAAALLTFAVVPFADDITIGDKTYMMQGIPMDVGILWFLGIAGFAVYGIILAGWSSHNKFAMLGGLRATAQVISYEIPLALAVIALLGVYGSVHLNDMVRYQGELLWGFVPAWGIVVQPIGFLLFMITAVAEANRTPFDIAEGESEIVAGYFTEYSSMKFALFFMGEYVAMFVSSAIIVTLYFGGYHIPWLNTETLRENATTVAQTLLVLVPLFFAMFILWMRKNSRCHYDRPNDPRVREANVLTVVFIGLAAAIELVLLLALSMGLGEMGAQILTMIIQIIVFILKTFLVGFLYVWIRWTLPRFRYDTLQLLGWKILLPIALVNIIVTAVVVLSLQ is encoded by the coding sequence ATGAGTGGTGTTGATATTCTCATGGTGGTCCTGCGTCTGGCTTTCGCCATCCTGGTGCCACTGACATTTATTGTCATCTTTGTCTGGATGGAACGGCGTGGGGCCTCTTATATTCAGGATCGCAGCGGCCCGAACCGCGCCAATGTGGGTGGTTTCACCCTGGGCGGCCTGGTGCAGCCCGTTGCGGACGCGGTGAAACTGATCTTCAAGGAAGATCTGACGCCCGGACATATCAGAAACAAATTCTATTTCATGCTGGCGCCGGCCATTGTCTTCGCGGCCGCGCTGCTGACTTTTGCCGTGGTGCCTTTTGCCGACGACATCACCATTGGCGACAAGACCTACATGATGCAGGGCATTCCCATGGACGTGGGTATCCTGTGGTTCCTGGGTATTGCCGGCTTTGCGGTGTACGGCATCATTCTGGCGGGCTGGTCCTCCCATAACAAGTTTGCCATGCTGGGCGGCCTGCGCGCCACGGCTCAGGTCATCAGCTATGAGATCCCTCTGGCCCTGGCCGTTATCGCTTTGCTGGGGGTCTATGGCAGCGTTCACCTCAATGACATGGTTCGCTATCAGGGTGAACTGCTGTGGGGCTTTGTTCCCGCCTGGGGCATTGTGGTGCAGCCCATCGGTTTCCTGCTCTTCATGATCACGGCGGTGGCCGAGGCCAACCGGACTCCCTTTGATATAGCGGAAGGCGAGAGTGAGATCGTTGCCGGCTACTTCACGGAATACAGCTCCATGAAATTCGCTCTCTTCTTCATGGGCGAGTATGTGGCCATGTTTGTCTCCAGTGCTATCATCGTCACCCTCTACTTTGGTGGCTACCATATTCCCTGGCTCAATACCGAAACCCTGCGGGAGAACGCCACCACGGTGGCCCAGACGCTGCTCGTACTGGTGCCGCTGTTCTTTGCCATGTTCATTCTGTGGATGCGCAAAAACAGCCGCTGTCATTACGACCGGCCCAATGACCCACGGGTGCGCGAAGCCAATGTGCTGACTGTGGTGTTCATCGGCCTGGCTGCTGCCATTGAGCTTGTTCTGCTGCTGGCGCTTTCCATGGGGCTTGGAGAAATGGGTGCCCAGATCCTCACCATGATCATCCAGATCATTGTTTTCATTCTGAAAACCTTCCTGGTTGGCTTCCTCTATGTGTGGATCCGCTGGACTCTTCCCCGTTTCCGCTATGATACGCTGCAACTGTTAGGCTGGAAGATTCTGCTTCCAATCGCCCTTGTCAACATTATCGTCACCGCTGTTGTGGTGCTGAGCCTGCAATAG
- a CDS encoding 2Fe-2S iron-sulfur cluster-binding protein, giving the protein MANLVKIKVDGQTVEVEKGKNLIDALATVGINIPHFCYHPALGFDGNCRLCLVEIEGARGPQIACNTVVQEDMEVYLERESSKNLRRRTLEFTLINHPLDCPICDQAGECKLQDYYMELGPYESRMDYDKKVPKGKKFDFGCNVVHDQERCVLCARCVRFLRQYTKTAELGITNRGELARVTTFPDKPINNRYAMNIVDICPVGAMTSSDFRFRQRVWFMQTANSVCHGCSKGCSIFVDHNQEKYKEDKVYRFRPRPNDKINGHFMCDAGRLSYQRENENRLKSAKIAGSPESTASVVAAAARILAAADGSVFFVVSPSWTTEQMYSAKKLAAHYHGKISGYSTGTVVEGDADGILIQDDKAANRASLELLGISQDKAHFTRYLRESEVIVLLGSDILAGRSDEQVQELRQELEGKKVLLVDSHLTESSRIADMLLPCASFTEYAGTLINCDGILQQIDAAVCNENGPVAAEVLMGELSGNAWNSDLAAIREELSGKVAALADAPWSSFPASGVALDKKEAHA; this is encoded by the coding sequence ATGGCGAATCTGGTAAAAATAAAAGTGGATGGCCAGACCGTTGAGGTTGAGAAGGGTAAGAACCTCATCGATGCACTGGCAACTGTGGGAATCAATATCCCCCACTTCTGCTATCACCCGGCATTGGGATTTGACGGCAACTGCCGCCTGTGCCTGGTGGAGATAGAAGGTGCCCGGGGGCCACAGATAGCATGTAACACGGTGGTACAGGAAGATATGGAGGTATATCTCGAGCGGGAGTCCTCCAAGAACCTGCGTCGCCGTACCCTGGAGTTCACCCTGATCAACCACCCTCTGGACTGTCCCATCTGTGATCAGGCCGGGGAGTGCAAGCTGCAGGATTACTACATGGAGCTTGGCCCCTACGAGAGCCGCATGGACTACGACAAGAAGGTTCCCAAGGGCAAGAAGTTCGATTTCGGGTGCAACGTGGTGCACGACCAGGAGCGCTGTGTGCTGTGTGCCCGCTGCGTACGCTTCCTGCGTCAATATACCAAGACCGCTGAGCTTGGTATCACCAACCGTGGCGAGCTGGCCCGGGTGACGACTTTCCCCGACAAGCCCATCAATAACAGGTATGCCATGAATATCGTGGATATCTGCCCCGTAGGCGCCATGACCAGTTCCGACTTCCGCTTCAGGCAGCGGGTCTGGTTCATGCAGACGGCCAACAGCGTCTGCCATGGCTGCTCCAAGGGATGCAGCATCTTTGTTGACCACAATCAGGAAAAATACAAGGAAGACAAGGTCTACCGCTTCCGTCCCCGCCCCAACGATAAGATTAATGGTCACTTCATGTGTGACGCCGGGAGATTGAGCTACCAGCGGGAAAACGAAAACCGTCTGAAGAGTGCCAAGATCGCCGGAAGCCCTGAAAGCACTGCCAGCGTTGTGGCTGCTGCTGCCCGTATCCTGGCTGCAGCTGACGGCAGCGTCTTCTTTGTGGTCAGCCCGAGCTGGACCACTGAGCAGATGTACAGTGCCAAAAAGCTGGCTGCCCATTATCACGGCAAAATCTCCGGGTACAGCACCGGGACCGTGGTGGAAGGCGATGCCGATGGAATCCTGATTCAGGACGACAAGGCGGCCAACCGCGCTTCCCTGGAGCTGCTGGGGATTTCCCAGGACAAGGCGCACTTTACCCGCTACCTGCGCGAAAGCGAAGTCATCGTCCTGCTGGGCAGCGACATTCTGGCTGGCAGAAGCGATGAGCAGGTTCAGGAGCTGCGCCAGGAGCTGGAAGGCAAGAAGGTTCTTCTCGTGGACTCCCATCTTACCGAGAGCAGCCGCATTGCCGATATGCTTCTGCCCTGCGCCTCTTTCACGGAGTACGCCGGCACGCTGATCAACTGCGACGGTATCCTTCAGCAGATTGATGCGGCGGTATGCAACGAGAATGGTCCCGTGGCCGCTGAAGTACTGATGGGGGAGCTTTCCGGGAATGCCTGGAACAGTGACCTGGCTGCCATACGGGAAGAGCTGTCCGGGAAGGTGGCAGCGCTTGCCGATGCTCCCTGGAGCAGTTTCCCTGCCAGTGGAGTCGCCCTTGACAAGAAGGAGGCACATGCATGA